One Archangium violaceum genomic window, TTCGTTGGGGGCCGTCAGGTACTCCAACACACGGCTCCTGCCTCCACTCCATACACACGTGAAGACATCCCATGCGAACGTCCTGCTCAGCAGCTTCGCCTGGTCCACTCGCCGCTTCCGCTCCTTCTTCGGCTCCTTCCCGTCCGCTGCCTCTGGTGCCACGCTCTCCCCCTCCTCTCCTTCTTGGGGGCGCGTGCGGTTGGCGATCATCCAGCATCCCCGGAGCCGGCCCAAGGTCATCGCCGAAGGCAGATTCCTGGACTCATGTAACCAGCTTGTCTACTACACGGACCTGGACACCCTGGTCGGGAGCTCCGGCGCTGGCGTGCTCAACCGTCAAGGCCACCTGCTGGGCATCCACTCCGACGGCGATTGCGACGAAGACGGCCGCGGAGCCAACAGGGGCTGGACCGTGAAAGCGATTGTCGAAGCGTCCCCGTACCTGCGGACCGCAGACATCGCCGAACGCTGAGGCCTTTCGGAGGTAGAACAGCGGGCGCACCGATGACTGGGGACTCCCGATGCCCGCGACGAAGAAGACCTCCGTGAAGAAGGCCGCCCTCCCGAAGAAGCCCGCGGCGAAGGCGCCCGCGAAGAAGAACGCCCCCACAGGAGACCTCCTGGTCGCCACGTTCGCGAGCCCGCGCGAGTGGGCCGACTGGCTCTCCACCCACCATGCGTCCGCGCGAGGCGTGTGGGTGAAGCACGCCAAGAAGGCGTCCGGCATCCCGTCAATCACCTACGCGGAGGCGCTCGACGAGGCGCTCGCGTGGGGGTGGATCGACGGACAGAAGCTGCCCTTCGACGACGTGTACTACCTCCAGAAGTTCACGCCGCGCGGCCCCCGGAGCATCTGGTCCAAGGTCAACCGCGACAAGATCCAGGCCCTCACCGAAGCGGGTCGGATGCGGCCCCCAGGGCTCGAGCAGGTGGAGCGGGCCAAGCAGGATGGGCGCTGGGACGCCGCCTACGACTCGCCGAGCCGTGCGACCGTGCCGGAGGACCTGGCGGCTGCCCTCGCGAAGAACCCCCGCGCGGCTGCGTTCTTCGCCACGCTCACCGGGGCCAACCGCTACGCCGTGCTGTTCCGGATCCACACCGCGAAGAAGGCGGAGACCCGCGCCCGGCGCATCGCGCAGTTCGTGGAGATGCTCGCCCGGCACGAGAAGCTGCACCCCTGAAACCAGTGGCGGGCCACTCGCGCCGAGACGAACAGGAGCCATCCCGCCCGGATGGCGAGGGACCGGCGCGAGATGACCCTAGACTCCCTCATGCTCCTCCGCTCGGTGAGCTCGCCTTCGCCCTGGGCATCGTCAACGCGCGCGAACGTTGCCAGCAGGGAAACAGCCGTCCTCCCCATGACGGAGCCTGACCGCAGCTGGCGGACCTCCTACTCAGCACGGACCCACTGCTGGGTGCGCCCGATGAGGGAGAGGCCAATGTAGCCACGCACCTTCAGCTTCTTGCCCCCGTCCTCGACGGCGAGCTTGCACTTGTACGTCTTGCCATTGCCCGGATCGAGGATCGTCCCTCCCGACCACTCGTTGTCGTCCTTCTTGAGGTCGCGAAGGATGACCATCCCGGTGATGGGCTGGTTCTTCAGCGCCCCCTCGCACTTGTCACAGACCGGGTTCTGCTCCTCGTTGGGCTCGCGGAAGAGCTTCTCGATCTTCCCGAACAGCTTGCCGCCCTCCTCGTAGATGATGATGACGGACTTCGGCTTCTTCGTCTCGTCATCAATGGTGGTCCAGCGCCCCACCGCGCTCGGCTCCTGGGCCAGGGCGCTCGAGGCGAACAACACGAACAGCGAGGCCAGTCCCAACCAACGGTTTGTCGTCATTCTGAGTTCCTCCTGCACTGGGGTCACAGCGCGGAGCCTATCCTCAGTGAGATGTCCTTCACAAAACAGCGCGAATGGGTGGGACCCCTCGATGCGGTGCGGTACGCGGAAATGGGCAATGACGACGGAAGGGGTGACATGACCCGCGCTACGCGCTCGTGTCCCGGCGTGTGGCTCGCACCAGGGCTCGCCTGGAGCGCCACCTCCTGGTACTCCTCGAGCGGAGCCCGGAAGAGAACGCTTCGCAGCGTTCGGATATGGCCGCGTCCCTTCCGGCCGATCCCCAACGCCTCGCGAATCGGGCTGCGGTGGCCATCCGCCGCAATCAGATAGGCAGCCCGCCTCGCGTACTCTCATCCCTCGCGCGTGCGCAGCGAGGCGACGACACCGTCAGCGTCCGGCTCGAAACCGATCAACTCCGTTTCGAGCCGGATGCCGGCACCGAGCGCAATCGCTTTCTCACGAAGGATGGGCTCGAGACGCTCCTACTCGCGCCCGGGCTCCTGCTGGGTCTCGGGTGTCCAGGCGGTCTCCTCCTTCGATGACTTCTCAAGAAGCCAGGAGGGCCTCCATGCGCGAGCGGACATCCCCCATCATCTCCGGGTGGGTGACGACGTAGAGCCGCTGCTCGCGGACGGCGGAGATCACCTGGTCGGCCACCTGCGCGGGCGACAGACCCGCCTCCACCTCCTTGCGGAAGAACGCGTTCATCGCGGCCTGGGCGGGAGTGGGTGGCTCCACGGGAGGGGGCGGGGGTCCTCCGGGTCGGTTGCGTACCGCATCGAGGATGCGCGTGCGCACCCAACCCGGGCAGAGGACCGAGGCCCCCACCTTCGCGCCCTGCATGCGCAGCGAGCCATGCAGCTGCTCGGTGAGTGCCACCACTCCATACTTGCTCACCTGGTAGGGCGCGCTCGGGTGGAAGGGCAGCAGGCCCGCCATGGAAGCGGTGTTGACGACGTGCCCCTCGGAGCCCTGCTCCAACATCAGCGGCACGAAGGTGCGCACCCCATGGATGACGCCCCAGAGGTTCACGCCCAACACCCAGTCCCAATCCTCGCTCGTGGCCTCCCACGCCAACCCCCCCGCCGCCACCCCCGCGTTATTGCACACCAGATGCACGGCCCCGAACGTGCTCAGCGTGCGCTTCGCCAGCTCCTCCACCTCCTTCGCCCGCGAGACGTCCGTGCGCACGCACAGCACCCGCGCTCCCGCCGCCTCCAGCTCCGCGCCCGCCCGGCGCAGTGCCTCCTCCTCCACGTCCGCGAGCACCACCCGCATGCCCTCGCGGGCGCACCGCTCCGCCAACCCCAGTCCGATACCACTGGCCGCACCCGTGATGACCGCGACCCTGTCCCTCAGCTCCTTCATGTAACTCCTCCTTCCGTCCGCGTGTGATGACGCGCGACCCTGCTCCTGCGATGGACGCTCAGCTCTTCTTCGCGGTGGGCCGAGCGACCAACTCCTTGGCCTTCAACGCGACGTCATCCAGGGCTCCCGACGCGATGCGCCGGTGCCCCGTGAAGTCCGTGCAATGCCTCGGATTTTCGCCGCCCATGTCCCATCCCTCCGCCCCCGGGTGGAAATTTCACCCGGGTAGAACCATGGGCGGATACTACCCGGGTAGAATCCCCTGTCAATAGTACCCGGGTAGAATTGGGAGAGTCGGCCCCCCTGAGACGGTGAAGCCGGAAGGGTATTAGCGGGCGCGCTCGGCCAGGCGCCGCTCGAGCAGGGCCCGGAGCACGCGACCCGGGTCCGCCACGCTCGCGGCACGCTCCGCCTGGAGCGACTGCCCCGCGGGCTTCAATTGCAGACGCACGCCCTTGGTGGACAGGAACTGCGCGTCTCCCTGCCGTTCGAAGCGGACGACCGCGCCCTTGCCGCGGCCCAGCCCGAGCACGATGGCCCGCTCCTCGCCGTCGGGCCTCAGCAACAGGGTGTTCGGCGCCTCTCCCAATATCGAGCCGAAGAGCTCCAGGATGAGGAAGCCCTCCTCCTGGCGCAGCTCGGCACGATCGAAGAACTCCCGAGCCGCGCCCTGCGGCAGCGTGTACGGGCCCAACCGGCCCTTCCAGGACTCAGGCACTTCGGTGGGGGTCACACGCTCGCCCAACAACTGACGGCCCGCGGAGCCCGAGTGGAGCAGGACGACGTCATGGCCGTCGATGCGCTCGAACATGAACCACAGGAGCATCCCCTGGGCCTGGGCTTTGAAGAAGACCACTTTCAAGGTCGGGCGGGTGATACTACTCCGTAAGGAAAGCGAGCGAGGGGGCGAGCAAGAAAGCGAGGGAGCAGCACGGGGCTACCGGCGAGGTCATGTTTCAGGGACGACTCCGAAGGGAGGGAGCCATGGCCCTGGAAGCCATCATGGAGCGATTCAAGAAGAGCAGCCCGCTGACGGTGATGGTGCGGCTGGTGATGCAGCAGGCGCTGAGCCGGGAGTGGATGGAGGAGGTATTCGAGCGGCACCGGGACAAGCAGTACACGCGCGAGTTGCTCTTCTCCACGGTGGTGGACCTGATGGGGTTGGTGGCGCTGGGGCTCAAACCGTCCTTGCATGCGGCGGCCCAGGCGAGCCCCGAGTTGGGGGTGTCCCTCACGGCGCTGTACGACAAGGTGAAGCGAACCGAGCCGGAGGTGGTAGGCGCCCTGGTGCGC contains:
- a CDS encoding serine protease, giving the protein MAIIQHPRSRPKVIAEGRFLDSCNQLVYYTDLDTLVGSSGAGVLNRQGHLLGIHSDGDCDEDGRGANRGWTVKAIVEASPYLRTADIAER
- a CDS encoding YdeI/OmpD-associated family protein, translating into MPATKKTSVKKAALPKKPAAKAPAKKNAPTGDLLVATFASPREWADWLSTHHASARGVWVKHAKKASGIPSITYAEALDEALAWGWIDGQKLPFDDVYYLQKFTPRGPRSIWSKVNRDKIQALTEAGRMRPPGLEQVERAKQDGRWDAAYDSPSRATVPEDLAAALAKNPRAAAFFATLTGANRYAVLFRIHTAKKAETRARRIAQFVEMLARHEKLHP
- a CDS encoding DUF2147 domain-containing protein, with the protein product MTTNRWLGLASLFVLFASSALAQEPSAVGRWTTIDDETKKPKSVIIIYEEGGKLFGKIEKLFREPNEEQNPVCDKCEGALKNQPITGMVILRDLKKDDNEWSGGTILDPGNGKTYKCKLAVEDGGKKLKVRGYIGLSLIGRTQQWVRAE
- a CDS encoding SDR family NAD(P)-dependent oxidoreductase, whose protein sequence is MKELRDRVAVITGAASGIGLGLAERCAREGMRVVLADVEEEALRRAGAELEAAGARVLCVRTDVSRAKEVEELAKRTLSTFGAVHLVCNNAGVAAGGLAWEATSEDWDWVLGVNLWGVIHGVRTFVPLMLEQGSEGHVVNTASMAGLLPFHPSAPYQVSKYGVVALTEQLHGSLRMQGAKVGASVLCPGWVRTRILDAVRNRPGGPPPPPVEPPTPAQAAMNAFFRKEVEAGLSPAQVADQVISAVREQRLYVVTHPEMMGDVRSRMEALLAS